Proteins from a genomic interval of Luteibacter pinisoli:
- a CDS encoding rhomboid family intramembrane serine protease encodes MFVHVDTRRRSRLCWATMLIVVVCVVSFVGLALAGRTERMAIMLHWGTVPAHLFGTGLPLWQQVSDPALLRLFTAIFIHGGWLHLLSNLLFLVIFSLPAERSLGSPRFLLLFLLGGVVANLIGAISLTGALVAIIGCSGAVSAVVGAYVTLFPRARLGLVVPLGLYLEFVRVPAFLLIGIWALVQLLFSYAGASYGAVVWWTHIGGFLFGIVFAFFSRGAIVRRLRG; translated from the coding sequence ATGTTTGTCCATGTGGATACGCGCCGCCGGTCGCGGCTGTGCTGGGCCACGATGCTTATCGTCGTCGTGTGCGTCGTCAGCTTCGTGGGCCTCGCGCTGGCCGGCCGCACCGAGCGCATGGCCATCATGCTTCACTGGGGCACGGTACCGGCCCACCTCTTCGGTACCGGCCTGCCGCTGTGGCAGCAGGTGAGCGACCCGGCCCTGCTGCGTCTGTTCACGGCGATCTTTATCCACGGCGGCTGGCTGCACCTGCTGAGCAACCTGCTGTTCCTGGTGATCTTCAGCCTGCCGGCGGAACGTAGCCTGGGCTCGCCGCGCTTCCTCCTGCTGTTCCTGCTCGGCGGCGTCGTGGCCAACCTGATCGGCGCGATTTCGCTTACCGGCGCATTGGTCGCGATCATCGGCTGCAGCGGCGCGGTGTCCGCGGTGGTCGGCGCCTACGTCACGCTGTTCCCGCGCGCGCGCCTGGGGCTGGTCGTGCCGCTCGGCCTGTACCTGGAATTCGTCCGCGTGCCGGCGTTCCTGCTCATCGGCATCTGGGCCCTGGTGCAGCTGCTCTTTAGCTACGCCGGCGCGAGCTACGGCGCCGTCGTGTGGTGGACCCACATCGGCGGCTTTCTGTTCGGCATCGTGTTCGCGTTTTTCTCGCGCGGCGCCATCGTGCGTCGCCTACGCGGCTGA
- a CDS encoding glutamine amidotransferase yields the protein MKPVLIVRTGRAPDVISARHGDFPRWFQLGLRLRLPRLRVVDVEHGDALPDPEEVSGVILTGSASMVTERLPWSERTAGWIRNAMDADLPMLGVCYGHQLMSHALGGRVDYLPGGREMGTVALTTHASTAATDALGKALPTTFHAHATHEQSVLELPRGAVSLASSARDPHHLVRYGEHAISTQFHPEFSAEVMRAYIRRKHDVLASEGTPPADLLAAVVATPHATGLLRNFVRTHLGVTRQTSAA from the coding sequence ATGAAGCCTGTTCTTATTGTCCGCACCGGCCGCGCGCCTGACGTCATCAGCGCACGCCATGGCGATTTCCCGCGCTGGTTCCAGCTGGGCCTGCGCCTGCGTTTGCCTCGCCTGCGCGTGGTCGACGTCGAGCATGGCGACGCGCTGCCGGATCCGGAGGAAGTCTCTGGCGTGATCCTTACCGGCTCCGCGTCGATGGTGACCGAGCGCCTGCCGTGGAGCGAGCGCACCGCGGGATGGATCCGCAATGCCATGGATGCGGATCTGCCGATGCTTGGCGTCTGCTACGGCCACCAGCTGATGTCCCACGCCCTCGGCGGGCGGGTGGATTACCTGCCCGGCGGCCGCGAGATGGGTACCGTGGCCCTCACGACGCATGCGTCGACCGCGGCGACGGATGCGCTGGGCAAGGCCTTGCCGACCACGTTCCATGCCCACGCGACGCACGAACAAAGCGTGCTCGAATTGCCCCGTGGCGCGGTATCCCTGGCCAGCTCCGCGCGCGATCCGCACCATCTCGTCCGCTATGGCGAGCATGCGATCAGCACGCAGTTCCATCCGGAGTTTTCCGCGGAAGTGATGCGCGCCTACATTCGCCGCAAGCACGACGTGCTTGCCAGTGAGGGCACGCCGCCCGCCGACCTGCTCGCGGCGGTGGTTGCGACGCCGCACGCGACGGGCCTGCTGCGGAACTTCGTGCGCACGCACCTGGGCGTGACGCGGCAGACCTCAGCCGCGTAG
- a CDS encoding GspE/PulE family protein, whose product MAVNPQHAAVLGRRGRLELEEVLASLVVDGYLTGDDAKGIRGGSRAGKSAIELHPLVLIANSKLENRREPGRPISLEMLVEWLAGKAQLPYLKIDPMKVNVAQVTQVVSSAYAQRHRILPVAVSPSEVTFASAEPFDAGWAQDLGHMLRKDIRRVVSSPLDINRFLLEFYGVQRSIQLAQDAKGQDATSAKIINFEQLLELGKGGELGADDRHVVHIVDWLLQYAFEQRASDIHLEPRRDAGQMRFRIDGVMQKVFELPPPVMTAVTSRIKILARMDVAEKRRPQDGRIKTRSSGGREVELRISTMPTAFGEKVVMRIFDPDLVMKDFSQLGFAPEEDRIWRSMVERPHGIVLVTGPTGSGKTTTLYSTLKHLARPEINVCTVEDPIEMVSPELNQMQVQPAIDLDFAAGVRTLLRQDPDIIMVGEVRDLETAQMAVQASLTGHMVLSTLHTNDSPSAVTRLLDLGVPHYLIQSTLAGVVAQRLVRTLCPHCKEATTQDADEWRVLTHGWDVPLPERVFKAVGCLECRKTGFLGRTGVYEMMPLSPRLRSQITAQLDLAKFNDVALREGMKPLRISAAAQVAAGLTTVREVLNVLPPTDIDDVV is encoded by the coding sequence ATGGCAGTCAATCCGCAACACGCCGCCGTGCTGGGCCGTCGCGGCCGGCTCGAGCTGGAAGAGGTCCTGGCCTCCCTGGTGGTGGACGGTTATCTCACCGGCGATGATGCCAAGGGCATCCGCGGCGGGTCGCGCGCCGGCAAGAGCGCCATCGAGCTGCACCCGCTGGTGCTCATCGCCAACAGCAAGCTGGAAAACCGCCGCGAACCGGGCCGGCCGATCAGCCTTGAGATGCTCGTGGAGTGGCTGGCCGGGAAGGCGCAGCTGCCCTACCTGAAGATCGACCCGATGAAGGTCAACGTGGCCCAGGTCACCCAGGTGGTGAGCAGCGCCTATGCGCAACGCCATCGCATCCTGCCGGTCGCGGTGTCCCCCTCGGAGGTGACCTTCGCCAGCGCCGAACCCTTCGACGCCGGATGGGCGCAGGATCTCGGCCACATGCTGCGCAAGGACATCCGCCGGGTGGTGTCCAGCCCGCTCGACATCAACCGTTTCCTGCTTGAGTTCTACGGCGTGCAGCGCTCCATCCAGCTGGCCCAGGACGCGAAGGGCCAGGACGCGACGTCGGCAAAGATCATCAACTTCGAGCAGCTGCTCGAACTGGGCAAGGGTGGCGAGCTCGGCGCCGACGATCGCCACGTCGTGCACATCGTGGACTGGCTGCTGCAGTACGCGTTCGAGCAGCGTGCGTCGGATATCCATCTGGAGCCGCGCCGCGATGCCGGACAGATGCGCTTCCGCATCGATGGCGTGATGCAGAAGGTGTTCGAGTTGCCGCCGCCGGTGATGACGGCGGTGACCTCGCGCATCAAGATCCTCGCGCGCATGGACGTGGCCGAGAAGCGCCGTCCGCAGGATGGCCGCATCAAGACCCGCTCATCCGGCGGCCGCGAAGTCGAACTGCGTATCTCGACCATGCCCACCGCGTTCGGCGAGAAAGTGGTGATGCGTATTTTCGATCCCGACCTGGTGATGAAGGATTTCAGCCAGCTGGGTTTCGCACCGGAAGAAGATCGCATCTGGCGCTCGATGGTGGAGCGCCCGCACGGCATCGTGCTGGTCACCGGCCCCACCGGTTCGGGTAAGACCACCACGCTGTACTCCACGCTGAAGCACCTGGCGCGCCCGGAGATCAACGTGTGCACGGTGGAAGACCCGATTGAAATGGTCTCGCCGGAACTGAACCAGATGCAGGTGCAGCCGGCGATCGACCTGGACTTCGCCGCCGGCGTGCGCACCCTGCTCCGCCAGGATCCGGACATCATCATGGTGGGCGAGGTGCGCGACCTGGAAACCGCGCAGATGGCGGTGCAGGCCTCGCTGACCGGACACATGGTGCTGTCCACGCTGCATACCAACGATTCGCCCAGCGCGGTGACCCGCCTGCTCGACCTCGGCGTGCCGCATTACCTGATCCAGTCCACCCTGGCCGGCGTGGTCGCGCAGCGCCTCGTGCGCACGCTGTGCCCGCATTGCAAGGAGGCGACCACCCAGGACGCGGACGAATGGCGCGTGCTGACGCACGGCTGGGATGTCCCATTGCCCGAGCGCGTATTCAAGGCGGTGGGCTGCCTGGAATGCCGTAAAACAGGCTTCCTCGGCCGTACCGGTGTGTACGAGATGATGCCGCTGTCGCCACGCCTGCGCTCGCAGATCACGGCACAGCTGGACCTGGCAAAATTCAACGACGTGGCGCTTCGCGAAGGCATGAAGCCGCTACGCATTTCCGCCGCGGCCCAGGTGGCCGCGGGCCTCACCACGGTGCGCGAGGTACTCAACGTCCTGCCGCCCACCGATATCGATGACGTCGTCTGA
- a CDS encoding OapA family protein codes for MGDQIRGAQQSARKQAIRRKAQRRHSHFYDNRAAHWSFSRNASSEPLSWSRERWILAGTAFLLVILSALVIPAWAGAMKSPKITATASVISAPVAHNVVPLELPKMDPAAIKPLVPTEQWETVQVEPGQTLADIFLAQGLTMTDLQHVIDGAGGTKVFHQIKPGQEFQFLVGADHLLKGVRFDKDEATIATLRLDGADAKLTTQVRDVQRREHIAHGVIDSSLFGAASKAGMSNAMVLKLAEAFKYDIDFVQDLRVGDSFTVIYDDVYSDGAYLREGDIVAAEFVNQGKRYTAYRFKNADGKIGYFSEEGRPLVGSFLRIPVDFTRISSQFSAGRMHPILGKMRAHKGVDYAAPTGTPIHAAGDGVVKFRGWMNGYGNFVVIQHNGTISTAYGHMSRFANLRVGQHVSQGATIGFVGMTGLATGPHLHYEFRVNNVQRDPQSVTLPKPEPLPAAQLAKFKKEVVGPQLARLNQLDSNYKLASAKGATASSDD; via the coding sequence ATGGGTGATCAGATTCGAGGCGCGCAGCAGAGCGCGCGCAAACAGGCGATTCGCCGCAAGGCGCAGCGGCGGCACTCCCACTTCTACGATAACCGTGCCGCGCACTGGTCATTTAGTCGTAACGCGTCGTCGGAACCGCTGAGCTGGTCGCGCGAGCGCTGGATCCTCGCGGGCACCGCTTTCCTGCTCGTGATCCTGTCCGCGCTGGTCATCCCCGCGTGGGCCGGCGCCATGAAGTCGCCGAAGATCACGGCCACCGCTTCCGTTATCAGCGCGCCCGTCGCTCATAACGTGGTGCCGCTCGAACTGCCGAAGATGGACCCCGCCGCCATCAAGCCGCTCGTGCCCACCGAGCAGTGGGAGACGGTGCAGGTTGAGCCGGGCCAAACCCTGGCCGACATCTTCCTCGCCCAGGGCCTCACCATGACCGACCTGCAGCACGTCATCGACGGCGCGGGCGGCACCAAGGTGTTCCACCAGATCAAGCCGGGCCAGGAGTTCCAGTTCCTTGTCGGCGCCGACCACCTGCTGAAGGGCGTCCGCTTCGACAAGGACGAAGCCACCATCGCGACGCTGCGCCTCGACGGCGCCGACGCGAAGCTCACCACCCAGGTCCGCGACGTGCAGCGCCGCGAGCACATTGCCCACGGCGTCATCGACAGCTCGCTGTTTGGCGCGGCCTCCAAGGCCGGCATGAGCAACGCGATGGTGCTCAAGCTCGCCGAAGCCTTCAAGTACGACATCGACTTCGTGCAGGACCTGCGCGTCGGCGACAGCTTCACCGTCATCTATGACGACGTCTACAGCGACGGCGCCTACCTGCGCGAAGGCGACATCGTCGCCGCCGAGTTCGTGAACCAGGGCAAGCGCTACACCGCGTACCGCTTCAAGAACGCCGACGGCAAGATCGGTTACTTCAGCGAGGAAGGCCGCCCGCTCGTCGGTTCGTTCCTGCGCATCCCGGTCGACTTCACCCGTATCTCGTCGCAGTTCAGCGCCGGCCGCATGCATCCCATCCTCGGCAAGATGCGCGCCCATAAGGGCGTCGACTACGCCGCCCCCACCGGTACGCCCATCCACGCCGCCGGCGATGGCGTGGTCAAGTTCCGCGGCTGGATGAATGGCTACGGCAACTTCGTGGTCATCCAGCACAACGGCACCATCAGCACCGCTTACGGCCACATGTCGCGCTTCGCCAACCTGCGCGTCGGCCAGCACGTGAGCCAGGGCGCCACCATCGGCTTCGTCGGCATGACCGGCCTGGCCACCGGCCCGCACCTGCATTACGAATTCCGCGTCAACAACGTACAGCGCGACCCGCAGTCGGTCACCCTGCCGAAGCCGGAGCCGCTTCCGGCCGCGCAGCTGGCAAAGTTCAAGAAGGAAGTGGTCGGCCCGCAGCTGGCTCGCCTGAACCAGCTGGATAGCAACTACAAGCTCGCCAGCGCCAAGGGCGCCACCGCCTCGAGCGACGACTGA
- a CDS encoding ExeA family protein, translating to MYLQTFGLREPPFAEAPEPRFACLFAREREILAHVEYELGASDHSTTLITGEAGIGKTLLCMLIEADAPQHGVRAVRHGKGDYALETVAWLRSMYAGFGLPLPLSAEANTADHLVDGLAAGLGRLAHHVSHRFLLILDDAEQLGNDDLALIERLYVASDKAGAPFHIVLAGLPALRERLTGPGPGSPSLGAHVRSRLPLNPLNADESERYVRHRLHVAGTAQMPFSRLGLRSLRDDGKGNPKRLNALAHRALERAAERGEQNIGERALGFVAREVLPQYARYWLRRYRKPILAIGAMLAVFFVGGFAVWVLTGHSPSRPKSFVAVTPEQALAKLQDALPPPETGQVRVWGELMARWQVTSKETTVANAINCDALIFPGFACVSGRGSLDQLRRFDRPLVLELDDAHAHQQVLLVGAGDEAVRLYLGGKYVELTRDAFDRVWKGRFYAVFRVDPAMPNKLSRGATGDGMHWLASHLAPAGTKLPDTVAFDAGMETRVRNLQQRFGIAADGVVGPETMFALSSLEADGPHLARGVP from the coding sequence ATGTATCTACAGACCTTTGGGCTGCGCGAGCCTCCATTTGCCGAGGCGCCGGAACCGCGATTTGCGTGCCTGTTTGCACGCGAACGCGAGATCCTCGCGCACGTCGAATACGAGCTCGGTGCCAGCGATCACAGCACGACCTTGATCACCGGCGAAGCCGGGATCGGCAAGACGCTGCTGTGCATGCTCATCGAAGCCGACGCACCCCAGCACGGCGTGCGCGCCGTGCGCCACGGCAAGGGCGATTACGCCCTCGAAACGGTGGCCTGGTTGCGTTCGATGTATGCCGGCTTCGGACTGCCGCTGCCGCTCAGCGCGGAAGCCAATACGGCGGACCATCTGGTCGACGGGCTGGCCGCGGGCCTTGGGCGCCTGGCCCATCACGTTAGCCACCGCTTCCTGCTTATCCTCGATGATGCCGAGCAGCTGGGTAACGACGACCTCGCGCTGATCGAGCGCCTCTACGTCGCGTCCGACAAAGCCGGTGCGCCCTTCCACATCGTGCTCGCCGGATTACCGGCCTTGCGCGAACGACTGACGGGCCCGGGCCCGGGCTCGCCCTCGCTGGGTGCGCATGTCCGCAGCCGCTTGCCGCTAAATCCGCTCAACGCCGACGAAAGTGAGCGCTACGTGCGCCATCGCCTCCACGTGGCCGGCACGGCGCAGATGCCCTTCAGCCGGCTCGGATTGCGTTCCCTGCGCGACGACGGCAAGGGCAATCCCAAGCGCCTGAATGCGCTGGCCCACCGCGCCCTCGAGCGTGCGGCGGAGCGAGGCGAACAGAACATCGGTGAGCGCGCGCTGGGCTTCGTCGCCCGCGAAGTGCTGCCACAGTACGCCCGTTACTGGCTGCGCCGTTACCGGAAGCCGATCCTCGCGATTGGCGCCATGCTGGCCGTGTTCTTCGTCGGTGGGTTCGCCGTGTGGGTGCTTACCGGCCACAGCCCGTCGCGGCCAAAGAGTTTCGTGGCGGTCACGCCCGAGCAGGCGCTGGCGAAACTGCAGGACGCCCTGCCACCACCGGAGACCGGCCAGGTTCGCGTCTGGGGTGAGCTGATGGCGCGATGGCAGGTGACGTCCAAGGAGACCACGGTCGCCAACGCCATCAACTGCGACGCGCTGATCTTCCCCGGCTTTGCCTGCGTGAGCGGTCGCGGTTCCCTCGACCAGCTGCGCCGGTTTGATCGCCCGCTGGTGCTCGAGCTGGACGACGCCCACGCACACCAGCAGGTGCTGCTCGTCGGCGCCGGCGACGAGGCCGTGCGTCTTTACCTCGGCGGCAAGTACGTCGAGCTGACCCGCGATGCGTTCGACCGCGTCTGGAAGGGCCGGTTCTATGCCGTCTTCCGCGTGGACCCGGCGATGCCCAACAAGCTGTCCCGCGGTGCTACCGGCGACGGCATGCACTGGCTGGCGTCGCATCTGGCACCTGCCGGCACCAAACTGCCCGACACGGTCGCGTTCGACGCGGGCATGGAGACGCGGGTGCGCAACCTGCAGCAGCGCTTTGGCATCGCCGCCGACGGCGTGGTCGGGCCGGAAACCATGTTCGCGCTGTCGTCGCTGGAAGCCGACGGCCCGCACCTCGCGCGCGGCGTACCCTGA
- a CDS encoding anhydro-N-acetylmuramic acid kinase encodes MAHASDGLYLGLISGTSADGIDAALVRFTDTRPALVAGLTYPWDETLRERILAVAQDEQRLDLDGYGYLDVAVGRAFADAAQAVLAKAGVNAGDVRAIGSHGQTIRHRPDGSHPFTLQIGDPSVIAERTRIDTVADFRRADVAAGGQGAPLVPAFHATVLRPATGARVVLNLGGIANVTRLTTEGGVIGFDTGPANGLMDAWCLRHRGEAFDRDGMFAASGTVDPDLLAELLDDAYFILPPPKSTGREHFHLAWLDAHPRVAELPPEDVQATLLALSAVSVTDAIRQHAADATDVIACGGGVHNAALMHAIESRLEGRPLRSSRDFGIDPDVMEAMGFAWLAFRRLRGEPGNLPAVTGAAGPRLLGALYAAP; translated from the coding sequence GTGGCACACGCGTCGGATGGCCTGTACCTGGGCCTTATCTCGGGTACCAGCGCGGACGGCATCGACGCCGCGCTGGTCCGCTTCACCGATACCCGCCCCGCGCTTGTCGCGGGGCTGACGTATCCGTGGGACGAAACGCTGCGCGAACGCATCCTCGCCGTCGCCCAGGACGAGCAGCGCCTCGACCTCGACGGTTACGGCTACCTTGATGTCGCGGTCGGCCGCGCCTTCGCCGATGCCGCGCAGGCGGTGCTGGCCAAGGCAGGCGTGAACGCAGGCGATGTGCGCGCCATCGGTTCGCACGGCCAGACGATTCGCCATCGCCCGGATGGATCGCACCCGTTTACCCTGCAGATCGGCGATCCCTCGGTGATCGCGGAGCGCACGCGCATCGACACCGTCGCCGACTTCCGCCGTGCCGACGTGGCCGCCGGTGGCCAGGGCGCACCGCTGGTGCCGGCGTTCCATGCCACCGTATTGCGCCCGGCCACCGGCGCGCGCGTGGTGTTGAACCTGGGCGGCATCGCCAACGTCACACGGCTGACGACCGAGGGCGGCGTCATCGGCTTCGATACCGGCCCGGCCAACGGCCTGATGGATGCGTGGTGCCTGCGGCATCGCGGTGAGGCGTTTGACCGTGACGGCATGTTCGCTGCCTCCGGCACCGTCGATCCGGACCTGCTCGCCGAGCTGCTCGACGATGCGTACTTCATCCTGCCGCCACCCAAGAGCACCGGGCGCGAGCACTTTCATCTTGCGTGGCTTGATGCGCATCCGCGCGTGGCCGAGCTGCCGCCGGAAGACGTCCAGGCGACGCTGCTTGCACTGAGCGCGGTGTCGGTGACCGATGCCATCCGCCAGCATGCGGCCGATGCCACGGACGTGATCGCCTGCGGTGGCGGCGTGCACAACGCTGCGCTGATGCATGCGATCGAGAGCCGGCTCGAAGGCCGGCCGCTGCGTTCAAGCCGTGATTTCGGGATCGATCCGGACGTGATGGAAGCCATGGGCTTCGCGTGGCTGGCATTCCGCCGGTTGCGCGGCGAACCCGGCAACCTGCCCGCGGTCACGGGCGCTGCTGGCCCGCGATTGCTCGGCGCCCTGTACGCCGCACCGTAA
- the tyrS gene encoding tyrosine--tRNA ligase codes for MNDLEQSLALIARGADEIIKKEDLEARLKTGRPLRIKAGFDPTAPDLHIGHTVLLNKMRQFQDLGHQVIFLIGDFTGMIGDPTGKNVTRKPLTREDVLANAETYAEQVYKVLDKEKTELRFNSEWFGKMGAADMIRLAAQHTVARMLERDDFAKRYKSEQPIAIHEFLYPLVQGYDSVALQADVELGGTDQKFNLLMGRALQEHHGQAPQIVLTMPLLEGLDGVNKMSKSLGNYIGINEPAIDIVTKTMKIGDELMWRWFELLSFEVSLAELATMKAEVASGAVNPRDTKLRLARELATRFHDAAAAEQAIAGWHAVVTGQGDTSLLPLEEIQAPAEGFRLAALLTAAGVTPSNSEANRKFKERAVRIDGEVVEDAARVFAAGFEGVLQVGKRNFARIRLI; via the coding sequence ATGAACGACCTGGAGCAGTCGCTGGCGCTGATCGCGCGTGGCGCCGACGAGATCATCAAGAAGGAAGACCTCGAGGCGCGCCTCAAGACGGGGCGCCCGCTGCGCATCAAGGCCGGCTTCGACCCGACCGCGCCGGACCTGCACATCGGCCACACGGTGCTCCTTAACAAGATGCGCCAGTTCCAGGACCTCGGGCACCAGGTGATCTTCCTTATCGGCGACTTCACCGGGATGATCGGCGACCCGACCGGCAAGAACGTCACCCGCAAGCCGCTGACCCGCGAGGACGTCCTGGCCAACGCCGAGACCTACGCGGAGCAGGTCTATAAGGTGCTCGATAAAGAGAAGACCGAGCTGCGCTTCAATTCCGAGTGGTTCGGCAAGATGGGCGCCGCGGACATGATCCGCCTGGCCGCCCAGCACACCGTGGCCCGGATGCTGGAGCGCGACGACTTCGCCAAGCGCTATAAGAGCGAGCAGCCCATCGCCATCCACGAGTTCCTCTACCCGCTGGTCCAGGGCTACGACTCGGTGGCCCTGCAGGCGGACGTCGAGCTGGGCGGTACCGACCAGAAGTTCAACCTGCTCATGGGCCGCGCCCTGCAGGAGCACCATGGCCAGGCCCCGCAGATCGTCCTGACCATGCCGCTGCTGGAAGGCCTGGATGGCGTCAACAAGATGTCCAAGTCGCTGGGCAACTACATAGGTATCAATGAGCCGGCCATCGACATCGTCACCAAGACGATGAAGATCGGCGACGAGCTGATGTGGCGCTGGTTCGAACTCCTTAGCTTTGAGGTATCGCTGGCCGAGCTGGCCACGATGAAGGCCGAGGTGGCCTCCGGTGCCGTGAACCCGCGCGACACCAAGCTGCGCCTGGCCCGTGAACTGGCCACCCGCTTCCATGATGCGGCCGCGGCCGAACAGGCGATTGCCGGCTGGCATGCGGTGGTGACGGGGCAGGGCGATACCAGCCTGCTTCCGCTGGAAGAGATCCAGGCCCCGGCCGAAGGCTTCCGCCTGGCCGCGCTTTTGACCGCCGCGGGCGTCACGCCGAGCAATTCCGAGGCGAACCGCAAGTTCAAGGAGCGCGCCGTACGTATTGATGGTGAGGTGGTGGAAGACGCTGCGCGGGTCTTCGCGGCCGGTTTTGAAGGCGTGCTCCAGGTCGGCAAGCGAAACTTCGCCCGTATCCGCCTGATTTAA
- a CDS encoding ribbon-helix-helix protein, CopG family: MPDIVVRHIDEQMAERIKQLARERRWSINEVILHALRYGLGLSPGDVFSELLLEPGDIAHLTGAWDAEEQAAFQEALSALTMASPASLSEAAKSYERGTAEERR; the protein is encoded by the coding sequence GTGCCGGATATCGTGGTACGACATATCGACGAGCAGATGGCCGAGCGGATCAAGCAGCTCGCCCGGGAACGCCGCTGGTCGATCAACGAAGTCATACTGCACGCGTTGCGGTACGGACTCGGCTTGAGCCCGGGCGACGTGTTCAGCGAGCTATTGCTTGAGCCCGGCGACATCGCGCACCTGACCGGTGCGTGGGATGCCGAGGAGCAGGCCGCGTTCCAGGAAGCGCTGTCGGCCTTGACGATGGCCTCGCCGGCGTCGCTGTCCGAAGCCGCGAAATCCTACGAGCGAGGCACCGCCGAAGAGCGGCGATAG